The Spirochaetota bacterium genome has a segment encoding these proteins:
- a CDS encoding response regulator transcription factor → MKNQIALLSDNQEIQGVIASYYPSIELFRSIESIKRDDFSILLTDFDIFGSIDSIQFLLSKIRKKIQDKPVLLILKDKSIAELHMDWFFDDFILFPFKKEELYARINRILWQKGIDDDTVAIGRLIINFKEYSVYMENEKLDLTYKEFELLRLLVSNKGEVFSRKDLLSKIWGVEYIGGTRTVDVHIRRLRGKLGDEFNSIIETVRNVGYRCKV, encoded by the coding sequence ATGAAAAATCAAATCGCATTATTATCGGATAATCAGGAAATACAGGGCGTTATTGCATCTTATTATCCATCCATAGAGTTATTCAGGTCCATTGAATCGATCAAGCGTGACGACTTTTCCATTCTTCTAACCGATTTTGATATTTTCGGCTCCATCGATTCCATCCAATTTCTGTTGTCCAAAATCAGAAAAAAAATTCAGGATAAACCGGTATTGCTGATATTAAAAGACAAATCCATTGCTGAATTGCATATGGACTGGTTCTTTGACGATTTTATCTTATTTCCATTCAAGAAAGAAGAGCTCTATGCGCGGATCAACAGAATCCTCTGGCAAAAGGGCATCGATGATGACACGGTAGCAATCGGAAGGCTCATCATTAACTTTAAAGAATACAGCGTATACATGGAAAATGAAAAGCTCGATTTAACATACAAGGAATTTGAGCTCCTTCGCCTTCTTGTATCAAATAAGGGCGAGGTCTTTTCCCGCAAGGACCTCCTGAGCAAAATATGGGGCGTCGAATATATCGGAGGCACCAGGACCGTCGATGTCCATATACGGAGATTGCGGGGAAAGCTCGGCGATGAGTTCAATTCAATCATAGAGACTGTTCGGAATGTCGGATACCGGTGCAAGGTATAA
- a CDS encoding class I SAM-dependent methyltransferase translates to MTGDVRKCPVCSTSSITPMSEELLICAQCGIAFNTAYALKTYNDTYFLDEYRNQYGKTYIDDRHNICNQSKKRLLRILKLISGRDVSSTDLSLLDIGSAAGFFLQCARDMGIRDVSGIEISEYAARYCEKQFNIPVTRSSFDDVTLTSPYSIITAWYFIEHCGDPLSVMRKIYNALDTGGIFAFSVPSIFGPLYTFNRVAWIETHPSDHFIDFSPRGVKKILTGIGFTKISIRPAGIHPERVINPRSFFYRPFVTLYNIYSQATSFSDTIEVYAIK, encoded by the coding sequence ATGACCGGCGATGTCAGAAAGTGCCCGGTATGTTCCACTTCATCAATCACGCCCATGAGCGAAGAATTGCTTATATGCGCGCAATGTGGTATTGCATTCAATACCGCCTATGCTCTTAAAACCTACAATGACACCTATTTTCTCGATGAATACCGGAATCAATACGGTAAAACCTATATTGATGACCGCCACAATATCTGTAACCAGTCAAAGAAGCGTCTTCTCCGTATATTGAAGCTTATATCCGGCAGAGACGTTAGCAGCACGGATCTATCGCTTCTCGACATCGGTTCTGCTGCGGGCTTCTTTCTGCAATGCGCCAGGGACATGGGCATCAGAGACGTTTCCGGCATAGAAATTTCTGAATACGCCGCACGGTATTGCGAGAAACAATTCAATATCCCTGTCACACGATCATCATTTGATGATGTAACATTGACGTCCCCTTACAGTATTATCACCGCTTGGTATTTTATAGAACACTGCGGAGATCCTCTTTCTGTGATGCGTAAAATCTATAATGCCCTTGATACGGGCGGAATCTTTGCTTTCTCAGTGCCATCAATTTTCGGGCCTCTCTACACCTTTAACCGTGTCGCATGGATAGAAACACATCCGTCAGATCACTTTATTGATTTTTCGCCCAGGGGAGTGAAAAAAATTCTTACTGGTATAGGGTTTACAAAAATCTCGATCAGGCCTGCGGGAATACATCCTGAACGCGTCATCAATCCGCGTTCGTTCTTCTACCGCCCTTTTGTCACTTTATATAATATTTATTCACAGGCCACTTCTTTTTCTGATACGATAGAAGTCTATGCCATAAAATAG
- a CDS encoding HD domain-containing protein, with protein MRTLAKFIIQRIRVSLGIKITLYFVIFGIVIGYVTFILYTIGSTQREIDMAYETAVPIFKEITGTKGEDFIFELINKRNDDLTRLYNLVLKTSFSTFGTIKPTIYYHDRRGHSWKRIYSDANSVFREEPAPSSEVHHLNRTLKERIFHSSRLFFGQSDRVSIMFLLPLRKAKYAYVVNLEMNREGLASFIKKNVHRIVIFASLLLVISIVLGKIFAYRIARPIKMLSEVARDRAAGVTGRQFTMDRSDEIGVLSESLNTMTHKIDGHVREIEHRMKTMETMNKIDKAVLSSISRSDLLERVIGLVSSLFNSSSIAMALYNDEKKGFDLLSRYQDPVEGLLAEKPFVPFNSIDRKEMERIRQFSLQDEGSQYREVMEGLLGSKRGTGINVPVYMEEQYLGSLVLARDEQNGFSPREMESITMLADQVGIALQSIRAFEEKEQLLVGILLALTRSIDAKSKWTAGHSERVATYSEKIAYRLSMPEEIVRTVTFSAILHDIGKIAVSELILDKPGKLTAEEYAVIKEHPGIGARIIGDIPSYNKIVPGILYHHEHWDGGGYPESRRGDEIPLESRIITVADVWDAISADRPYRKGLQRDDATGFMKSNGGILFDPSIVNVFMDIIREE; from the coding sequence ATGAGAACGTTAGCAAAATTCATTATCCAGCGTATCCGAGTATCCCTGGGGATAAAGATAACCCTTTATTTTGTCATATTCGGAATTGTCATCGGATACGTGACCTTTATTCTCTATACCATAGGCTCCACTCAAAGAGAAATCGATATGGCCTATGAAACCGCTGTGCCGATATTCAAGGAAATAACCGGCACCAAGGGTGAGGACTTTATTTTTGAGCTGATAAACAAGAGGAATGATGATCTGACAAGGTTATACAATCTCGTCCTGAAAACATCATTTTCGACATTCGGGACAATCAAGCCCACTATCTACTATCACGATCGCCGGGGACATTCATGGAAAAGAATATACAGCGACGCCAATTCTGTTTTCAGGGAAGAGCCGGCGCCCTCCTCTGAAGTGCATCATTTGAACAGAACCCTCAAGGAGAGAATATTCCATTCCTCGCGCCTCTTTTTCGGGCAGAGCGATCGTGTTTCCATAATGTTTCTCCTGCCTCTTCGGAAAGCGAAGTACGCTTATGTCGTGAACCTGGAAATGAACCGGGAAGGGTTGGCATCCTTCATCAAAAAGAATGTGCATCGGATTGTCATCTTTGCATCTCTGCTGCTCGTGATATCCATTGTTCTCGGGAAAATCTTTGCCTACCGCATCGCCAGGCCGATAAAGATGCTTTCGGAGGTGGCGCGGGACCGCGCTGCCGGCGTTACGGGACGCCAGTTCACCATGGACAGGAGTGATGAGATAGGCGTTCTCTCTGAATCATTGAATACCATGACTCACAAGATTGACGGCCATGTCCGGGAAATCGAACATCGCATGAAGACCATGGAAACCATGAATAAGATTGACAAGGCCGTTCTTTCATCGATTTCAAGGAGCGATCTGCTGGAGAGGGTCATTGGTCTGGTGTCATCCCTCTTTAACAGCAGTTCCATAGCAATGGCGCTGTACAATGATGAAAAGAAAGGCTTCGACCTGCTTTCGCGCTATCAGGACCCTGTGGAGGGGCTTCTGGCGGAAAAACCTTTCGTGCCTTTTAACAGCATTGACCGGAAGGAAATGGAGCGAATAAGGCAATTCAGTCTTCAGGATGAAGGATCGCAATACCGCGAGGTCATGGAAGGGCTCCTGGGCAGTAAACGAGGAACCGGGATCAATGTCCCGGTTTACATGGAGGAACAGTACCTTGGCTCCCTGGTGCTGGCAAGAGATGAACAGAATGGCTTTTCACCGCGTGAGATGGAATCCATTACCATGCTGGCAGACCAGGTGGGGATCGCGCTCCAGAGCATCAGGGCCTTTGAGGAGAAGGAACAGCTCCTGGTGGGAATCCTTCTGGCCCTCACGCGCTCGATAGACGCGAAGTCAAAATGGACAGCGGGTCACAGCGAACGGGTCGCCACCTATTCGGAAAAGATCGCGTACCGGCTGAGCATGCCCGAAGAGATCGTGCGGACAGTCACCTTTTCGGCGATTCTCCATGATATCGGCAAGATTGCCGTTTCCGAACTCATCCTTGACAAGCCGGGGAAGCTCACCGCCGAGGAATATGCCGTCATCAAGGAGCATCCCGGCATAGGGGCCCGGATCATAGGGGATATTCCATCGTATAATAAAATAGTGCCGGGGATTCTGTATCACCATGAGCACTGGGACGGAGGGGGTTATCCGGAGAGCCGCCGAGGCGACGAAATACCCCTTGAGAGCAGGATAATTACCGTGGCCGATGTCTGGGACGCCATCTCCGCTGACAGGCCCTACCGGAAGGGATTACAGCGGGATGATGCAACCGGCTTCATGAAATCAAATGGCGGAATTCTTTTTGATCCTTCTATTGTCAATGTTTTCATGGATATTATCAGGGAAGAATAG
- a CDS encoding DbpA RNA binding domain-containing protein, producing the protein MNHLKKIKRVLDVAYNENLDEYELLVKRLKKELPLFNGAKRIAAAVLKEYLGDISGIEIPKEKLYQKAEAGQIVFEDIKDGRARLFINIGKNHNISTGDLIREIVKKSGIDGKSIGKIDIHTTYSFFEIPEQFAELVLHSFDGAKIKGLNVVVEPAKKRKKEKDVI; encoded by the coding sequence ATGAACCATTTAAAAAAAATAAAGAGAGTGCTTGATGTCGCCTACAACGAAAATCTTGACGAATATGAACTTCTTGTAAAACGCCTTAAAAAAGAGCTTCCTCTCTTCAATGGAGCAAAAAGAATAGCAGCGGCGGTGCTTAAGGAATATCTCGGCGATATTTCCGGAATTGAAATTCCAAAGGAAAAGCTTTATCAGAAGGCCGAAGCCGGCCAGATCGTTTTTGAAGACATCAAGGATGGACGGGCGCGGCTCTTCATCAATATCGGGAAAAACCATAATATCAGCACCGGCGACCTCATCAGGGAGATCGTCAAGAAATCAGGCATTGATGGTAAATCGATCGGCAAGATCGACATCCACACGACCTATTCCTTCTTTGAGATCCCTGAACAATTTGCCGAGCTGGTGCTCCATTCCTTTGACGGCGCTAAAATAAAGGGCCTCAATGTCGTGGTTGAGCCAGCAAAAAAAAGAAAGAAAGAAAAAGACGTCATATAG
- a CDS encoding glycosyltransferase family 4 protein has translation MKILFLNYEFTPIGGGASPVCLEIARGYVEHGHEVDVVTMSYKDLPAFEIIDGINVFRVKSWRSKIEICHPWEQLTYLLSAWFFLLRRLRKVRYDINHTHFIIPTGVLALWAKKRFNIPYVLTSHGSDVLGHNNRFAMLYPFLGIPWKTIIKHAKCVTAPSDYLIEKIKEITRDGTFVTVVNGLDLKRFKPLKKDKTILIVTRLFFNKGVQDILEALKGLDLGDWKVEIVGDGPYREDLKEKARVDGLSRTVKFLGWIDNDSPEMKNVYGKASIFISASYFESFGLTVLEAVSAGCYPLVSDIGGHRFILKEDKYFFEKQNVVDLRAKLRHLISHKVSAPKISLERFDWDHVIQDYISLLRQ, from the coding sequence ATGAAGATATTATTCCTAAACTATGAATTTACCCCGATCGGCGGAGGGGCAAGCCCTGTTTGTCTTGAGATCGCCAGGGGATATGTGGAGCATGGCCACGAGGTGGATGTGGTCACCATGAGCTACAAGGACCTCCCCGCTTTCGAGATTATCGATGGCATCAATGTATTCCGTGTCAAATCATGGCGGTCTAAAATAGAGATTTGCCATCCCTGGGAGCAGTTGACCTATCTCCTTTCGGCCTGGTTCTTCCTGTTGAGACGCCTTCGGAAGGTCAGGTATGATATTAATCATACTCATTTCATCATACCCACAGGGGTCCTGGCGCTCTGGGCTAAAAAGAGATTTAACATTCCCTATGTGCTCACGTCTCACGGGAGCGATGTGCTGGGTCACAATAATCGATTTGCCATGCTCTATCCGTTTTTGGGAATACCCTGGAAGACAATCATCAAGCATGCGAAGTGCGTGACTGCTCCCTCGGATTATCTCATTGAAAAAATAAAAGAGATCACCCGGGATGGAACCTTTGTAACCGTAGTCAATGGTCTTGATTTAAAGAGGTTTAAGCCCCTGAAGAAGGACAAAACGATTCTTATTGTCACACGGCTCTTTTTCAACAAGGGCGTTCAGGATATCCTTGAGGCCCTGAAGGGATTGGACCTGGGCGATTGGAAGGTTGAGATCGTCGGGGACGGCCCCTATCGAGAGGATCTCAAGGAGAAGGCGCGCGTCGATGGCTTGAGCCGGACCGTTAAATTCCTGGGATGGATCGACAACGACAGCCCTGAAATGAAGAACGTATATGGCAAGGCGTCGATTTTCATATCAGCCAGTTACTTTGAGAGCTTTGGCTTGACGGTCCTCGAGGCAGTCAGCGCCGGATGCTATCCACTGGTATCGGATATAGGCGGGCATCGTTTTATCCTGAAAGAAGATAAGTATTTTTTTGAGAAACAAAACGTGGTGGATCTCAGGGCCAAGCTGCGGCACCTGATCAGCCATAAGGTTTCAGCGCCTAAAATATCGCTGGAACGGTTCGACTGGGACCATGTAATCCAGGACTATATTTCTCTCCTGCGACAATGA